CACATCCGGCGGGGTGACCAGCGCGGCCAGCACGAGGATCGCGACCACGGCGTATTTGCGCACCGAGCCCAGGCCCTCGGCCGAGACCAGCCCGGCCTTGCCCATCAGCGTCAGCAGCACCGGCAGCTGGAAGCACAGGCCAAAGGCGACGATGAACTTGAGCGTGATGTCGAGGCTTTCATTCACCTTGCCGAAGAAGGTGATCTTCATGCCCTCGGCGGTCTCGGGCACGACGGCGGTGTCCGCAGGCAGATCGGCGGGCATGCCGTCGGTCGCACGCTGCAGCAGGTCGGCGAAGATCGAACTCACGTCGGCAAAACCGAGGAAGAACTGCATCGCCAGCGGCGTCACGATGAAATGGGCAAAGCTCGCGCCGAGCAGGAACATGATCGGCGAGGCGATCATGAACGGCAGGAAGGCGTTCTTCTCGGATTTGTAGAGCCCCGGCGCGACGAAGCGCCAGAGCTGGAACGAGATCACCGGGAAGGCCAGGCCGAAGCCGAAGACCATCGAGATGCGGAACAGCGTGAACAGGTATTCCTGCGGCGAGGTGTACTGCATGGTGGGCGACGGATCGCCAAGCGCGCGCAGCGTCTCCTCGATCGGGCCCAGCAGGAATTGCAGCAGCGGCTCGGCCACGGTGAAGGCCAGCACGATGCCCACGATGAACGCCAGAACAGCCCGGATGAGCCGCGTGCGCAGCTCAGCCAGGTGCTCGATCAGCGGCGCCGAGCTGTCGTCGATTTCGTCATGGTCCAGTTGGCTCATGCGTCACCGTCTTTCTTAAGGTGCGATTCCAGCTCCTCGGCCTTCTTCGCGGACTCTTCTGCGCGCTTCATCGCCGCTTCCGCCTCGCGCTTCTGGCGCTCGGCGGCGGCGCGGGCGGCGCCAGCCTCGATCTTCTGCTTGTTCGCGGCCCGCTCGGTCTCGAGCGCGCCGGGATCCTCTTTCAGCCCCTCGGTCTTCTTCGGGGGGTGGGGTCGGTCATCGACTTGGCGGCATCGCGCACCCCGTCCATGGCCGAGCTCATCGGGTTGGTCGCCGTCTTGAGGGTCTTGGCAACGTCGCGCACGCCCGCCTCGTCCGCCGCATCGTTCATCGCGCGGCTGAACTCGCGCGCCATGCCGCGCGCCTTGCCCATGAAGCGACCTACATTGCGGAACAGCACCGGCAGATCCTTGGGGCCCACGACAATGAGCGCCACGATCCCGATGACCATGAGTTCCGACCAGCCAAGATCGAACATGGGATCAGACCTTGTCCTTCTCGCTCTCCGGGGTCACGTCCTTGGCCCCGTCGGCCTTTTCGTCCTCGAGTTCCTTCGAGCCCTCGCTCACGCCCTTCTTGAAGGCGGTGATGCCCTTGCCGACTTCGCCCATGAGGTTGGAAATCTTGCCGCGGCCGAACAGAACCAGCACCACGACGGCGATGAGCAGAAGGCCCGGAAGGCCGATGTTGTTGAGCATGTCCTTAGTCTCCCTTAGGCCGCTCCAACCCTGTGCGGGCGTCCCCGAAGCGGCGCGTCGAAATCTGTTCCCGGGTTGTAGGATCCTTCCCGGCGGCGCGGAAGGCGCAAAGCCGGGCTGCCTGGCACGTCGGAGGGGTTTTCTTTCTGCTTTATGACAGTATTCTGTCAGGTGACAATAATATGTCAGTTGGGGCGCTCCCGCGCTTCGCCGCTCGCGCGAATCGACCCGCCCTGGATGCCCTGCCCCCGGAACGCCACAGATGAAGAAGTCCGACCGCCTCTACACGCTGATGACCCGCCTCAAGGATGGAACGCTGCACACTGCCGAGGCGCTGGCCGAGGAACTGGGCGTCTCGGTGCGCACCATCTATCGCGACATGGACACGCTGGCGGCCTCTGGCGTGCCGATTGAAGGCGAGCGCGGGCGCGGCTACACCGCCCGCGCGGCCTTCACCCTGCCGCCGCTGAACCTGAGCGAGCTGGAACTGGAGGCGCTGCACCTTGGGCTCGCCGCCGTCGGACAGGGCGGCATGGCCGACCTCGCCGAAGCCGCCGAGGCGCTCTCGGCCCGGATCGACGCGCTGCTGCCCGAGGATGGCACCACGGGCGGCGCCTTCGGCTTTGCCACCTACCCCTTTCGCGAGGCCGCCGAGGGATTCCGCTTCATGCCCGACTTCCGCGCCGCCATCCGCGCCCGGCAGAAGCTGCGGGTCACGCTCAAGGATCGCGCCGGCCCGCAGGACCTGCGTCCATTGCACATGGATTACTGGGGCCGCATCTGGACCTGCGTCACCTGGAACGAGACCGCGCGCGGCTTTGAAACGCTCCGCATCGACCAGGTGACCGGCGTGACACCCCTGCCCGGGCTTTTCGTCGATGAGCCGGGCAAGAGCCTTGCCGACTTCCGCGCCGGACGTGGCTGAGCGCGCTCAGCGCAGGGTCTTGGCGTAGGCCTCGAGCTGGGTCGCCACGGCGCCCCAGCCGTCGTAGAAGCCCATCTGCTCATGCGTCTGGCGCGACTCCGCGCTGCGATGGCGGGCGGTCGCGGTGTAGAGCGTGCCGCCCTTGCCGTTGTCCTCGAAGTCGATGATGGCGGTCATGAACGGGTCGGGCGCCGGCTTCCAGCCCTCGGAATAGCTGTCGGTGAAGACCAGGCGGCGGTTCGGGACCACCTCGAGCCAGACCCCGGTGTTCTGCATCTCATTCCCCTCGACCTCGAAGGTCGTGTTGAAGCGCCCGCCAACCTTTAGGTCGATATCGCAGGAGGTGACCTTATGTGGTTTCGGCACGAAGAAGTGCTTGATGTGCTCGGGGGTGGTCCAGCACGCGAAGAGCACCTCGGGGCGCGCGTCAATATCGCGGCTGAAGGTCAGGTCCGTCTCGGGGTCGAGGGTCATCGGGGTCGCTCCTTGCTGCCCGGCCCTCCGGGCGTGGCGTCGAAGGGCGGTTGGCACCGCCCACCCCGAGTAGAGCGCAGGCCGCGCCGCTTTGACAATCACCCGTTCGCGCGCCTGCAGCTTTGCAGGGCTGTGCATAAAAAACCACCCCCCGAAGCCATGGGCTCCGGGGGGCACTGGTAAAGCTCTT
The sequence above is a segment of the Alloyangia pacifica genome. Coding sequences within it:
- the tatC gene encoding twin-arginine translocase subunit TatC — its product is MSQLDHDEIDDSSAPLIEHLAELRTRLIRAVLAFIVGIVLAFTVAEPLLQFLLGPIEETLRALGDPSPTMQYTSPQEYLFTLFRISMVFGFGLAFPVISFQLWRFVAPGLYKSEKNAFLPFMIASPIMFLLGASFAHFIVTPLAMQFFLGFADVSSIFADLLQRATDGMPADLPADTAVVPETAEGMKITFFGKVNESLDITLKFIVAFGLCFQLPVLLTLMGKAGLVSAEGLGSVRKYAVVAILVLAALVTPPDVTTQVILFVVVYGLYEISIFLVRLVEKKREKELRAQGLWFEDDEEEVEEDRTT
- a CDS encoding helix-turn-helix transcriptional regulator; the protein is MKKSDRLYTLMTRLKDGTLHTAEALAEELGVSVRTIYRDMDTLAASGVPIEGERGRGYTARAAFTLPPLNLSELELEALHLGLAAVGQGGMADLAEAAEALSARIDALLPEDGTTGGAFGFATYPFREAAEGFRFMPDFRAAIRARQKLRVTLKDRAGPQDLRPLHMDYWGRIWTCVTWNETARGFETLRIDQVTGVTPLPGLFVDEPGKSLADFRAGRG
- a CDS encoding SRPBCC family protein, whose amino-acid sequence is MTLDPETDLTFSRDIDARPEVLFACWTTPEHIKHFFVPKPHKVTSCDIDLKVGGRFNTTFEVEGNEMQNTGVWLEVVPNRRLVFTDSYSEGWKPAPDPFMTAIIDFEDNGKGGTLYTATARHRSAESRQTHEQMGFYDGWGAVATQLEAYAKTLR
- a CDS encoding twin-arginine translocase TatA/TatE family subunit translates to MLNNIGLPGLLLIAVVVLVLFGRGKISNLMGEVGKGITAFKKGVSEGSKELEDEKADGAKDVTPESEKDKV